The proteins below are encoded in one region of Aquisphaera giovannonii:
- a CDS encoding MMPL family transporter — protein MFSILARLVQRHSWFVLLAWALVTYILFQYAPLWEQITRDDDVRFFPRDYPSVIGQELLERGFPQDAASSQVVLIHERADGPLTPADLAVVEDRVAKFHEFSQRDPELGVKKIDTHRTPVIGPRLIGKASDGPGQAVLSIVSLRGTYLARKTRIAVDKILEYLDGTPPLPQGLRRVVSGSAVVGHDINSAANASIDSTTKTTIALVVIILLLVYRSPLLAMIPLLTIALSVVASMKVIALLTVVPGLSFQVITITKVFLVVVLFGAGTDYCLFLIARYREELARGNSRPEALREAITQVGGALMASAGTVIVGLGMLYFSSFAKIRYTGPAIAISLTVALIAALTLAPILLSWLRGAIFWPFRAPRHEQGKNIEEEARGRSWLSGFWFRVADLVVTYPLTILALCLAGLVPLAVVGARTTANYSQLADLDPDRPSVVGASVIRRYFAVGELSPTSAFVHNTRLDFRSEEGRAAVREVTRRLVAIPAVAEVRSLTQPLGRPPVPEAEMSLVQRMADQALRAVADSRYVSVRPADRADVNHIARFDIVFKSDPFSPASLDGLEEVREALVSSSRSGQPLHGTAAIGLAGSTSAVNDLKTVTTADQQRMYVLVTLGVYAILVALLRRPGICLYLIFTVVLGYLASLGVTELVFRALHHSTEPWGGLDWTVGFFLFVILVAVGEDYNILLMARVIEEEEKHGVTEGTRLAVAHTGGIISSCGLIMAGTFGSMLTGTLTSLRELGFALGLGILLDTFLVRPILVPAFVVVMERLRAERPMGRAAALPAALDQRSPQSRFQPAGVAPKGEGRLHPDAIDSCLGEIYED, from the coding sequence ATGTTCTCCATCCTCGCCAGGCTCGTCCAACGGCATTCCTGGTTCGTCCTGCTGGCCTGGGCGCTGGTCACGTACATCCTCTTCCAGTACGCCCCGCTCTGGGAGCAGATCACCCGCGACGATGACGTCCGGTTCTTCCCGCGCGACTATCCGAGCGTCATCGGCCAGGAGTTGCTGGAGCGGGGATTCCCGCAGGATGCGGCGAGCTCCCAGGTCGTCCTGATCCACGAGCGGGCCGACGGGCCGCTGACCCCCGCGGACCTCGCGGTCGTCGAGGACAGGGTCGCGAAGTTCCACGAGTTCAGCCAGCGGGATCCGGAGCTGGGCGTCAAGAAGATCGACACCCACCGCACGCCCGTCATCGGGCCTCGGCTGATCGGCAAGGCCTCCGACGGCCCCGGCCAGGCGGTCCTCTCGATCGTCTCGCTCCGCGGCACGTACCTGGCGCGGAAGACGCGGATCGCCGTCGACAAGATCCTCGAATACCTAGACGGCACGCCCCCCCTGCCCCAGGGCCTCCGCCGGGTCGTCTCGGGCTCGGCGGTCGTCGGCCACGACATCAACTCGGCCGCCAATGCCAGCATCGACAGCACGACCAAGACCACCATCGCGCTGGTGGTGATCATCCTGCTGCTCGTCTACCGCTCCCCGCTGCTGGCGATGATCCCGCTGCTGACGATCGCCCTCTCCGTCGTCGCCTCGATGAAGGTGATCGCGCTGCTGACGGTCGTGCCGGGCCTCTCCTTCCAGGTCATCACCATCACCAAGGTCTTCCTCGTCGTCGTCCTCTTCGGCGCGGGGACGGACTACTGCCTCTTCCTGATCGCGAGGTATCGCGAGGAGCTGGCCCGCGGCAACAGTCGGCCGGAGGCGCTCCGGGAGGCGATCACCCAGGTCGGCGGCGCGCTCATGGCCAGCGCGGGCACGGTGATCGTGGGGCTCGGGATGCTCTACTTCTCGAGCTTCGCCAAGATCCGCTACACCGGCCCCGCGATCGCGATCAGCCTGACCGTGGCGCTGATCGCGGCGCTCACGCTGGCCCCCATCCTCCTGTCCTGGCTCCGGGGGGCGATCTTCTGGCCGTTCCGGGCGCCGCGTCACGAGCAGGGCAAGAACATCGAGGAGGAGGCCCGCGGCCGATCCTGGCTCTCCGGCTTCTGGTTCCGCGTGGCGGACCTCGTGGTGACCTATCCGCTGACGATCCTGGCCCTCTGCCTGGCGGGCCTGGTCCCCCTCGCCGTCGTGGGCGCCCGGACGACCGCGAATTACAGCCAGCTCGCGGACCTCGACCCCGACCGGCCGAGCGTCGTCGGGGCGAGCGTGATCCGCCGCTACTTCGCCGTCGGCGAGCTCAGCCCCACCTCGGCGTTCGTGCACAACACCCGGCTGGATTTCCGCTCCGAGGAGGGCCGTGCGGCCGTCCGCGAGGTGACCCGGAGGCTCGTCGCGATCCCCGCCGTCGCCGAGGTCCGGTCGCTGACCCAGCCGCTCGGCAGGCCGCCGGTCCCCGAGGCCGAGATGTCCCTCGTCCAGCGGATGGCCGACCAGGCGCTGCGGGCGGTCGCCGACTCCCGCTACGTCAGCGTCCGCCCCGCCGACCGCGCCGACGTCAACCACATCGCCCGCTTCGACATCGTCTTCAAGTCCGACCCCTTCTCCCCCGCCAGCCTCGACGGACTGGAGGAGGTCCGCGAGGCCCTCGTGAGCTCCAGCCGGTCCGGCCAGCCGCTCCACGGGACGGCCGCGATCGGGCTCGCCGGGTCGACGTCCGCGGTCAACGACCTGAAGACCGTGACCACGGCGGACCAGCAGCGGATGTACGTCCTGGTGACGCTCGGCGTGTACGCCATCCTCGTCGCCCTGCTCCGCCGGCCGGGGATCTGCCTGTACCTGATCTTCACGGTCGTGCTCGGCTACCTCGCGTCGCTGGGCGTCACCGAGCTGGTCTTCCGCGCCCTGCACCACAGCACCGAGCCCTGGGGCGGCCTCGACTGGACCGTCGGATTCTTCCTGTTCGTGATCCTGGTGGCCGTCGGCGAGGACTACAACATCCTCCTGATGGCGCGGGTGATCGAGGAGGAGGAGAAGCACGGCGTGACCGAGGGGACCCGCCTCGCCGTCGCCCACACGGGCGGGATCATCAGCTCCTGCGGGCTCATCATGGCCGGGACCTTCGGCTCGATGCTGACCGGCACCCTCACCTCGCTCCGCGAGCTCGGATTCGCGCTCGGCCTGGGCATCCTCCTGGATACGTTCCTCGTCCGGCCCATCCTCGTGCCGGCCTTCGTGGTCGTCATGGAACGCCTCCGGGCCGAACGGCCGATGGGTCGCGCGGCAGCCCTCCCGGCCGCGCTCGACCAGCGATCCCCCCAGTCGCGGTTCCAGCCGGCCGGCGTCGCGCCCAAGGGCGAGGGCCGGCTCCATCCCGACGCCATCGACTCCTGCCTCGGCGAGATCTACGAGGATTGA
- a CDS encoding aminotransferase class I/II-fold pyridoxal phosphate-dependent enzyme, whose translation MVDPTTNPGSEEHESTEHYDLEVAPRVRNLPAYLFGKINELKYRKRRDGVDVIDLGMGNPTDPPEEWVIDKLCEAARDSRNHRYSVATGVYNLRREVAARYERRFGVGLDPDQEVVATIGSKEGFSHMCLALLGPGDTALVPAPSFPIHVHAIALASANVISLDVRDSQSFLANIARVCESLFPRPKILVLNYPHNPSSTVVDEAFFEEIVALAKKYRFFVIHDFAYGDIGFEGYQPPSFLSVKGAKSVGCEFTTMSKGYNMAGWRVGFAAGNRDMLGALKAIKGYYDYGIFQAVQVAAIVALRHGEESRIAQVAEYQDRRDVLVRGLRRLGWDPVVPKAGMFVWTPVPEPWNSQMGSMDFGMKLLEEANVVVSPGRGFGESGEGCLRLALVENAHRLRQAVRQIGRCLKGEQAVH comes from the coding sequence ATGGTGGATCCCACGACCAATCCCGGCTCCGAGGAGCACGAATCGACCGAGCACTACGACCTGGAAGTGGCGCCCCGCGTCCGCAACCTGCCCGCCTACCTGTTCGGCAAGATCAATGAGCTGAAGTACCGCAAGCGGCGCGACGGCGTCGACGTCATCGACCTCGGCATGGGCAATCCGACGGACCCGCCGGAGGAGTGGGTCATCGACAAGCTCTGCGAGGCCGCCCGGGATTCGCGGAACCATCGGTACAGCGTCGCCACCGGGGTGTATAACCTCCGCCGCGAGGTCGCGGCCCGGTACGAGCGGCGGTTCGGAGTCGGCCTCGACCCCGACCAGGAGGTCGTCGCGACGATCGGCTCGAAGGAGGGCTTCAGCCACATGTGCCTGGCCCTGCTCGGGCCCGGCGACACGGCGCTCGTCCCGGCGCCGAGCTTCCCGATCCACGTCCACGCCATCGCCCTGGCCTCGGCCAACGTCATCTCGCTGGACGTCCGCGACTCGCAATCCTTCCTCGCGAACATCGCCCGGGTCTGCGAGAGCCTCTTCCCCAGGCCCAAGATCCTCGTCCTGAACTACCCCCACAATCCCTCCTCGACGGTCGTGGACGAGGCGTTCTTCGAGGAGATCGTGGCGCTCGCGAAGAAGTATCGCTTCTTCGTCATCCACGACTTCGCGTACGGCGACATCGGCTTCGAGGGGTACCAGCCGCCGAGCTTCCTTTCCGTGAAGGGGGCCAAGAGCGTCGGCTGCGAGTTCACGACGATGTCCAAGGGCTACAACATGGCGGGCTGGCGCGTCGGCTTCGCCGCCGGCAACCGCGACATGCTCGGCGCCCTGAAGGCGATCAAGGGCTACTACGACTACGGCATCTTCCAGGCCGTCCAGGTCGCCGCCATCGTGGCGCTCCGGCACGGCGAGGAGAGCCGCATCGCCCAGGTCGCCGAGTACCAGGACCGCCGGGATGTCCTGGTCCGCGGCCTCCGCCGGCTGGGCTGGGATCCGGTCGTCCCGAAGGCCGGGATGTTCGTCTGGACTCCGGTCCCGGAGCCCTGGAACTCCCAGATGGGCTCCATGGACTTCGGCATGAAGCTCCTGGAGGAGGCCAACGTGGTCGTCAGCCCCGGCCGCGGGTTTGGCGAGTCGGGCGAGGGCTGCCTCCGGCTCGCGCTGGTCGAGAACGCCCACCGACTCCGCCAGGCCGTCCGCCAGATCGGACGCTGCCTCAAGGGCGAGCAGGCCGTCCACTGA
- a CDS encoding PIN/TRAM domain-containing protein, whose translation MLLILIRATFILVVASLGVRLAKIVGENELANPYLVFVGVMIAAIGIVVADLLTPRKRIQTISALYFGVIVGVFLSNLINDAIQPAMQLYLHQKVHMAISSVLMILMCYICVSTLLQTKDDFRFIIPYVEFSKEVKGSRPLVLDTSVVIDGRIADVAETRVIDQPMVVPRFVLQELQNIADSSDKLRRNRGRRGLDILNRLQKSPGVEVRIHDGEVPELAGIREVDQKLVILAKHLGGKVVTNDYNLNKIAKLQGVEVINLNDLANAMKPIVLPGEGIQVKLIKRGEEQGQGVGYLDDGTMVVAEQGSFHIGEIVRITVTSVLQTSAGRMIFGRIDAPGPGPRAGNLVNAPGHHEGPSHASGRPQNS comes from the coding sequence ATGCTCCTGATCCTTATCCGGGCTACCTTCATCCTGGTCGTCGCCAGCCTGGGCGTCCGCCTGGCCAAAATCGTGGGCGAGAACGAGCTGGCCAATCCGTACCTCGTCTTCGTCGGCGTGATGATCGCCGCCATCGGGATCGTCGTCGCCGACCTCCTCACCCCGAGGAAGCGGATCCAGACGATCTCCGCGCTCTACTTCGGGGTCATCGTCGGGGTCTTCCTGAGCAACCTGATCAACGACGCGATCCAGCCGGCGATGCAGCTCTATCTGCACCAGAAGGTGCACATGGCGATCTCGAGCGTGCTGATGATCCTGATGTGCTACATCTGCGTATCCACGCTGCTCCAGACCAAGGACGACTTCCGCTTCATCATCCCCTACGTCGAATTCTCGAAGGAGGTGAAGGGTTCGCGCCCGCTCGTGCTGGATACGTCCGTGGTCATCGACGGGCGGATCGCCGACGTCGCGGAGACCCGGGTCATCGACCAGCCGATGGTGGTCCCCCGATTCGTCCTCCAGGAGCTCCAGAACATCGCCGACAGCTCCGACAAGCTCAGGCGCAACCGGGGCCGGCGGGGCCTCGACATCCTCAACCGGCTCCAGAAATCCCCCGGCGTCGAGGTCCGCATCCATGACGGCGAGGTCCCCGAGCTGGCTGGGATCCGCGAGGTCGACCAGAAGCTGGTGATCCTGGCCAAGCACCTCGGGGGCAAGGTCGTCACCAACGACTACAACCTGAACAAGATCGCCAAGCTCCAGGGGGTGGAGGTGATCAACCTCAACGACCTCGCCAACGCCATGAAGCCCATCGTCCTGCCGGGCGAGGGCATCCAGGTCAAGCTCATCAAGCGGGGCGAGGAGCAGGGACAGGGTGTCGGCTACCTCGACGACGGCACCATGGTCGTCGCCGAACAGGGCTCGTTCCACATCGGAGAGATCGTCCGCATCACCGTCACCAGCGTGCTCCAGACGAGCGCCGGGCGGATGATCTTCGGGCGGATCGACGCCCCGGGCCCGGGCCCCCGCGCGGGGAACCTGGTCAACGCCCCGGGCCACCATGAGGGCCCCTCGCACGCCTCCGGCAGGCCCCAGAACTCCTGA
- a CDS encoding HIT family protein, translated as MDSADRPPPGDACFLCRGIEGSDDRSNLVVWRGAHSVVVLNRYPYNNGHLLVAPRVHEGTLGGLSGLDLVEPLETVRRMVKILDRMLRPQGYNVGLNLGKSAGAGLPGHLHWHVVPRWDGDTNFMPVLGNAKVIVESLLDFYDRLAAEIREDLP; from the coding sequence ATGGACTCGGCCGATCGGCCCCCCCCGGGCGACGCATGCTTCCTGTGCCGCGGGATCGAGGGGTCCGATGATCGGTCCAACCTCGTCGTCTGGCGCGGGGCCCACTCGGTCGTCGTCCTCAATCGTTACCCTTACAACAACGGGCATCTCCTGGTCGCGCCCCGCGTGCACGAGGGGACGCTGGGCGGCCTGAGCGGGCTCGACCTCGTCGAGCCGCTGGAAACCGTCCGGCGGATGGTGAAGATCCTCGACCGGATGCTCCGCCCCCAGGGTTATAATGTGGGGCTGAACCTGGGCAAGAGTGCCGGGGCCGGCCTCCCCGGCCACCTCCACTGGCATGTCGTGCCGCGCTGGGATGGGGACACCAACTTCATGCCCGTGCTGGGGAATGCCAAGGTGATCGTCGAGAGCCTGCTGGATTTCTACGACCGGCTCGCCGCGGAGATCCGCGAGGACCTCCCGTAG
- a CDS encoding trypsin-like peptidase domain-containing protein — MKRNPVAWAALVVSTAALVSSSGALRRMPAAPNVPAEGQKTAQALSQAFEAVADFVRPSVVQVTVTKKAARVPNLRNFPFPGPNGRPNPNAPNNPKDLEELLKRFFGPDGMVEPQQFGRQSHGTGSGFVYDNRGHILTNNHVVEGAEKITVTFHDGIEAAATVVGTDSKSDVAVIKVDVTNYPALPRGDSSKLKVGDLVMAVGSPFELSQSVTTGIISATERNDVQINEFESFIQTDASINPGNSGGPLVNMNGEVIGVNSAIVTGGRGNDGIGFAIPIDMASGVADQLVKDGKVRRARIGVQMAPLTPVLARQLGLDPTTKGILVSEVKEGSPADKAGLKQGDVIVGFAGDKITSMPSFRLKVATSPLGKGYEIEYFRDGKRQTATITPAPYEDVVFDMEKQRGSKDGGESQDGQPKSTAIGEFGLEVQPLTADLAKSLGLPAGATGLLVSEVKDNSPAEAEGIKEGDLITKVVKDRKIQPLKTVKEFQDLASKSNELSFYVQTGKDPGRFVTLAKAKK, encoded by the coding sequence ATGAAACGAAATCCAGTCGCATGGGCGGCCCTGGTGGTCTCCACGGCGGCCCTGGTCAGCTCATCGGGCGCCCTCCGGCGGATGCCGGCGGCCCCCAACGTCCCGGCCGAAGGGCAGAAGACGGCGCAGGCGCTGTCGCAGGCCTTCGAGGCGGTGGCCGACTTCGTCCGCCCGTCGGTGGTCCAGGTCACCGTGACGAAGAAGGCGGCGCGGGTGCCGAACCTGAGGAACTTCCCGTTCCCGGGCCCCAACGGCCGTCCCAATCCGAACGCGCCCAACAACCCGAAGGACCTCGAGGAGCTCCTCAAGCGGTTCTTCGGCCCCGACGGGATGGTCGAGCCGCAGCAGTTCGGCCGGCAGTCGCACGGCACCGGGTCCGGCTTCGTGTACGACAATCGCGGCCACATCCTGACGAACAATCACGTCGTCGAGGGCGCCGAGAAGATCACCGTCACCTTCCATGACGGGATCGAGGCCGCCGCCACGGTCGTCGGGACCGACTCCAAGTCGGACGTCGCCGTGATCAAGGTGGACGTGACGAATTACCCGGCGCTGCCCCGCGGCGACAGCTCCAAGCTCAAGGTCGGCGACCTGGTCATGGCCGTCGGCTCCCCGTTCGAGCTGAGCCAGAGCGTGACGACCGGCATCATCTCCGCCACCGAGCGGAACGACGTCCAGATCAACGAGTTCGAGTCGTTCATCCAGACCGACGCGTCGATCAATCCGGGCAATTCCGGCGGCCCGCTGGTGAACATGAACGGCGAGGTCATCGGCGTCAATTCGGCGATCGTCACCGGCGGCCGCGGCAACGACGGCATCGGCTTCGCGATCCCCATCGACATGGCCTCCGGCGTGGCCGACCAGCTCGTCAAGGACGGCAAGGTCCGTCGCGCCCGGATCGGCGTCCAGATGGCCCCGCTGACCCCGGTGCTCGCCCGGCAGCTCGGCCTGGACCCCACGACCAAGGGCATCCTGGTCAGCGAGGTCAAGGAGGGCAGCCCCGCCGACAAGGCCGGCCTGAAGCAGGGCGACGTGATCGTGGGCTTCGCGGGCGACAAGATCACCAGCATGCCTTCGTTCCGCCTCAAGGTCGCCACCAGCCCGCTCGGCAAGGGCTACGAGATCGAGTACTTCCGGGACGGCAAGCGGCAGACCGCGACCATCACGCCCGCTCCGTACGAGGACGTCGTCTTCGACATGGAGAAGCAGCGGGGCTCGAAGGATGGCGGCGAGTCGCAGGACGGCCAGCCCAAGAGCACGGCGATCGGCGAGTTCGGCCTCGAGGTCCAGCCGCTCACGGCCGACCTGGCCAAGTCCCTCGGCCTCCCCGCGGGGGCGACCGGCCTCCTGGTCAGCGAGGTGAAGGACAACAGCCCGGCCGAGGCCGAGGGGATCAAGGAGGGCGACCTGATCACCAAGGTGGTCAAGGACCGCAAGATCCAGCCGCTGAAGACCGTGAAGGAGTTCCAGGACCTGGCCTCCAAGTCCAACGAGCTCTCCTTCTACGTCCAAACCGGCAAGGATCCTGGACGCTTCGTGACCCTGGCCAAGGCCAAGAAGTGA
- the rlmN gene encoding 23S rRNA (adenine(2503)-C(2))-methyltransferase RlmN: protein MLDPRDLAPDEFRREAEALGVGPEVVRRVSSAVLARGIFDPEVWSGSLQVPKRLTRAIGELERLRLERSIVSPVDGFRKLSFRTGDDLVVETVIIPLHKPGAASICVSSQVGCAMGCRFCATARMARRRNLRTWEILDQFIQARDVARQAGRRPTGVVFMGMGEPFLNYERVLAAADLLRCSWGASIGAKGITISTVGLVPEIDRFTREGHNYRLAVSLGAATDAKRERLVPLAARTPVAEVMAAARRHALARRDRVTLAYVCIAGENMAEEDARALGELIGDTPVRLDLIEVTDPTGIYRAPDAGELKAFRDALTRHVGQPIVRRYSGGKDILAACGTLAGERM from the coding sequence GTGCTGGACCCCCGAGACCTGGCCCCCGACGAGTTCCGGCGCGAGGCCGAGGCGCTGGGCGTCGGCCCGGAGGTCGTCCGGAGGGTCTCGTCGGCCGTCCTCGCGAGGGGGATCTTCGACCCCGAGGTCTGGAGCGGATCGCTCCAGGTCCCGAAGCGACTGACCCGCGCCATCGGGGAATTGGAGAGGCTCCGGCTCGAGCGCTCGATCGTCTCGCCGGTGGACGGCTTCCGGAAGCTGAGCTTCCGGACGGGGGACGACCTGGTCGTCGAGACCGTGATCATCCCGCTGCACAAGCCCGGGGCGGCGAGCATCTGCGTCTCCTCGCAGGTCGGCTGCGCCATGGGCTGCCGCTTCTGCGCCACGGCCAGGATGGCCCGGCGGAGGAACCTGCGGACCTGGGAGATCCTCGACCAGTTCATCCAGGCCCGCGACGTCGCGAGGCAGGCGGGCCGGCGTCCCACGGGCGTGGTCTTCATGGGGATGGGGGAGCCGTTCCTCAATTACGAGCGGGTGCTCGCCGCGGCGGACCTGCTCCGCTGCTCCTGGGGCGCGTCGATCGGGGCCAAGGGGATCACGATCAGCACCGTGGGCCTGGTCCCGGAGATCGACCGGTTCACGCGGGAGGGGCACAACTATCGGCTGGCGGTCAGCCTCGGCGCCGCGACCGACGCGAAGCGCGAACGCCTCGTCCCGCTGGCCGCGCGCACGCCGGTCGCGGAGGTCATGGCCGCCGCACGCCGCCACGCGCTGGCCAGGCGAGATCGGGTGACGCTGGCGTACGTCTGCATCGCGGGGGAGAACATGGCCGAGGAGGACGCCCGGGCCCTGGGCGAGCTCATCGGCGACACCCCCGTCCGGCTGGACCTCATCGAGGTCACCGACCCGACCGGGATCTACCGCGCCCCGGACGCGGGGGAGCTGAAGGCGTTCCGGGACGCCCTGACCCGACACGTCGGCCAGCCGATCGTCCGCCGCTACTCCGGCGGGAAGGACATCCTCGCCGCATGCGGCACCCTCGCGGGCGAGCGGATGTGA
- the fusA gene encoding elongation factor G, whose protein sequence is MENLRNVRNIGISAHIDSGKTTLTERMLYYTGRTHVIKEVKGEGAVMDHMELEKERGITITSAATTVQWQDKKVNIIDTPGHVDFTVEVERSLRVLDGAVLVLCAVAGVQSQSITVDRQMKRYAVPRIAFINKMDRTGANPVNVIQQLESKLGLTAIPLQLPIGAESNFAGIIDLIERKAIYFDGDNGEDIRLEPIPADMVDAADRARQGMLEALSMVSDEVMELLLEEAEVSTDLIHKTIREGTIAQQICPVMVGSAYRNKGVQPLLDAVNRYLPSPLDREVFAKDNNNGMAEVPLASDPDAPLVAMAFKLVEESFGQVTYMRIYQGTLKKGTFYFNSRQKKRARISRILRVHADQKEDIDAAGAGDIVAVMGVECATGDTYCEEGANLSLESIYAAEPVIDLSIQPAKRADYDKLSKALNRFMREDPTFRVHVDPETSETIISGMGELHLEIYVERIRREYKVECSVGAPKVSYREAPTRETAFNYKHKKQTGGSGQYAHVVGKLIPLPTDAPEAFVFENKVTGGRIPTEYIPSVEKGFRESLHKGPVAGYEVIGVHMRLDDGSYHDVDSSTMAFEICARDCFRETFKKADPVLLEPIMKVEVEIPTEFQGPVTGAISSKRGVILGTESRSGYTVITAEVPLSEMFGYSNDLRSSTQGKGSFSMEFLKYQKLPSRFQEEIVKKVQAEAKATAKA, encoded by the coding sequence ATGGAAAACCTGAGAAACGTCCGCAACATCGGCATCTCCGCCCACATCGACTCGGGCAAGACCACGCTGACGGAGCGCATGCTCTATTACACGGGCCGCACCCACGTGATCAAGGAGGTCAAGGGTGAAGGCGCGGTGATGGACCACATGGAGCTCGAGAAGGAGCGGGGGATCACCATCACCTCGGCCGCCACGACCGTCCAGTGGCAGGACAAGAAGGTGAACATCATCGACACGCCGGGCCACGTCGACTTCACCGTCGAGGTGGAGCGCTCGCTCCGCGTCCTCGACGGCGCCGTGCTCGTCCTCTGCGCCGTGGCCGGCGTGCAGAGCCAGTCGATCACGGTCGATCGTCAGATGAAGCGGTACGCGGTCCCCCGCATCGCGTTCATCAACAAGATGGACCGGACCGGCGCCAACCCGGTGAACGTCATCCAGCAGCTCGAGAGCAAGCTGGGGCTGACCGCCATCCCGCTCCAGCTCCCGATCGGCGCCGAGTCGAACTTCGCCGGCATCATCGACCTGATCGAGCGCAAGGCGATCTACTTCGATGGCGACAACGGCGAGGACATCCGCCTGGAGCCCATCCCGGCCGACATGGTCGACGCCGCCGACCGCGCCCGCCAGGGGATGCTCGAGGCGCTCTCCATGGTCTCCGACGAGGTGATGGAGCTGCTCTTGGAGGAGGCCGAGGTCTCCACCGACCTGATCCACAAGACGATCCGCGAGGGGACGATCGCCCAGCAGATCTGCCCCGTGATGGTCGGCTCCGCCTACCGGAACAAGGGCGTCCAGCCGCTGCTCGACGCGGTCAACCGGTACCTCCCCAGCCCGCTGGACCGCGAGGTCTTCGCCAAGGACAACAACAACGGGATGGCCGAGGTTCCCCTCGCCTCCGACCCCGACGCCCCGCTCGTCGCCATGGCGTTCAAGCTGGTCGAGGAGTCGTTCGGCCAGGTCACCTACATGCGGATCTATCAGGGAACCCTCAAGAAGGGGACCTTCTACTTCAACAGCCGGCAGAAGAAGCGGGCCCGGATCAGCCGAATCCTCCGCGTCCACGCCGACCAGAAGGAAGACATCGACGCCGCGGGTGCCGGCGACATCGTCGCCGTCATGGGCGTCGAGTGCGCCACCGGCGACACCTACTGCGAGGAGGGCGCCAACCTCTCGCTGGAGAGCATCTACGCCGCCGAGCCGGTCATCGACCTGTCGATCCAGCCGGCCAAGCGGGCCGACTACGACAAGCTCTCCAAGGCGCTCAACCGGTTCATGCGCGAGGACCCCACGTTCCGCGTCCACGTGGACCCCGAGACGAGCGAGACGATCATCTCGGGCATGGGCGAGCTGCACCTGGAGATCTACGTCGAGCGAATCCGCCGCGAGTACAAGGTCGAGTGCAGCGTCGGCGCCCCGAAGGTGAGCTACCGCGAGGCGCCCACCCGGGAGACGGCGTTCAACTACAAGCACAAGAAGCAGACCGGCGGCTCCGGCCAGTACGCCCACGTCGTGGGCAAGCTGATCCCGCTGCCGACCGACGCCCCCGAGGCGTTCGTCTTCGAGAACAAGGTCACCGGCGGCCGCATCCCGACCGAGTACATCCCCTCGGTCGAGAAGGGCTTCCGCGAGTCCCTGCACAAGGGCCCCGTCGCCGGCTACGAGGTCATCGGCGTGCACATGCGGCTCGACGACGGCTCGTACCACGACGTCGACTCCTCGACGATGGCCTTCGAGATCTGCGCCCGGGACTGCTTCCGCGAGACCTTCAAGAAGGCCGACCCGGTCCTCCTCGAGCCGATCATGAAGGTCGAGGTCGAGATCCCGACGGAGTTCCAGGGCCCGGTCACCGGCGCCATCTCGTCCAAGAGGGGCGTCATCCTGGGCACCGAGAGCCGGTCCGGCTACACCGTCATCACCGCCGAGGTGCCCCTCTCGGAGATGTTCGGCTACTCCAACGACCTGCGGTCCTCCACCCAGGGCAAGGGCTCCTTCAGCATGGAGTTCCTGAAGTACCAGAAGCTCCCCTCCCGGTTCCAGGAGGAGATCGTCAAGAAGGTGCAGGCCGAGGCCAAGGCGACCGCCAAGGCCTGA